The sequence below is a genomic window from Streptomyces sp. B21-105.
ACCGGGACCCTTTCCCCGCACCGCACGCACGGCACGCACGGCACATTCAGAGACCTTTCGGGAGAAACCCTGTGGCACGCCTGTGGGAAATACAGGAAAGCATCGTCGTCAACGCTCCCCGCGCAGAGGTCTACGCGGCGCTTTCCCATCTCCGGAACATGGGGAAATGGAGTCCGGAATGCTTCTACGTGTGGCACCGCGGCACGACGGTACGCGAGGGGACCGGATTCGTGGGGTTCAACCGCAAGGGGCCTCTGGTGTGGTTCACGACCTGCCGGGTCACCGTGGCCGACGGACCCCACGAGTTCGCGTTCCGGGTCGGCACCTTCGGTCTGCCGGTGGCCCTGTGGGGCTACCGGCTCGAGCCGGAGGGTGAAGGGACCCTCGTCACCGAGTACTGGCAGGACCTGCGGAGCGGGGCCGGTGCGCGCGTCACGGAGCTGCTCGGACTCCTGTTCACCGGCACTCGTCCCGAGGCCCGGGCGGAGGCCAACCGGGCCGGCATGCGCACCACTCTGCTGCGGCTGAGGCAAGCCGTGGCGGCTGTCTGACGGATCGGCAGAGCGGCAGAGCGAGACACGCCCCTGCTTTGTGAATCCTCCCGGGCCGCGCGTCTTCGGCGGCGCGGCGACCGGGCCCGTCAGGCCTCCGTCTCCCACGGCAACGCCCGTTCGTGCACCACGTCCAGACGGGAGACCGCCCGGGTGAGGACGACGTAGAGGCGGTTCAGGCCGCGGCGCTCCGATTCCGCGACGGCCGCCGGTTCGACGGCGACGACGTGGTCGTACTCCAGGCCTTTGACGAGGGTCGCGGGGACGACCGTGACCCGGGCGGCCGGGTCCTGCGGGCCGGCGGCCGGGACACCGGACGCGGTGAGGGCCTCGCGGATCGCGTCGGCCTGGGAGTCCGCGGCGATGACGCCGACCGAGCCCTCGTGGGTGAGGGCGTCGCGGACGGCGGCGGCGACCGCGGAGGGGAGGTCGCGGTCGGCCCGCCGGACGCGCAGTTCGCCGTCCCGGCGCAGGGATTGGGCCCGGGGCACGTCGGCGTCGAGGCGGTCGAGCAGGCGGCCCGCGAGGGCGAGGACGGCGGCCGGGACGCGGAAACCCGTG
It includes:
- a CDS encoding SRPBCC family protein; the protein is MARLWEIQESIVVNAPRAEVYAALSHLRNMGKWSPECFYVWHRGTTVREGTGFVGFNRKGPLVWFTTCRVTVADGPHEFAFRVGTFGLPVALWGYRLEPEGEGTLVTEYWQDLRSGAGARVTELLGLLFTGTRPEARAEANRAGMRTTLLRLRQAVAAV